The segment CTTTTTCAAATTCTGATTTCATCGAAAAAGTGGCCGGAATAAATCGGAATGGGTGGCCACTTTCAATCAGAATCAGTGGCCGGTTTGAATCGGAATCGATGGCCACTTTGGATCGGAATATACAATGGCAACTGGAATCTAAAGAATATTCAAATAATAAATAACTCTGGAGTTAATCAAATAGAAAATTTCAGTTTACCCTCCTCAATAATCATCGAAGGAAGATTGAGTCCATTTTTAAGAAACATTGTTTTTAGAACTCTTCCAAGACCCTTTATAAAGCATGATAAATGCAATCTATGTGAAATTTGTATGGAGGTCTGTCCTTCAGGCTCAATTTCTATAAAAAAGAATAAGATGCGTATAGATTATAGAGAATGCATTTCCTGTTTTTGTTGCCAGGAGAACTGTCCTTCAAATGCAATAAAAATTAAAAGGGGTTTGGTTGGAAAAATATTGAGAAAAATTTGATAAGTGTTTAAGGTCTAACTTTAGATAATTAATTTTTCAATCGATGCAGAATTCCGTCTGGCAAGGTGGAGGATTTTCCCTCAGAATTGGTAACCACATGGATTGAATATCCTTCTGCAATTATTGTGCTATCCTCATGATTTATCAATTCATATTTGAATTTTGCTTTTTTATTGTTTAGCTCTTCTAAATATGTTCTTATCAGGAATTTTTGTTCATATTTTAAAGGTTTTTTATACCTGCAAAATATTTCCACAACTACAAGAGAATACCCTGATTTTTCTATTTCACTGTAAGGCAGGCCCTTTCTTCTACAGAATTCCGACCTTCCCATCTCAAACCAGATGAGATGGTTAGAGTGATGGGCGACCCCCATTCTGTCTGTCTCAGCGTATCTTACTCTTTCTTCTATTTCAACGAAATCATTACTCATTATCCCACTTTTGAGAAACTCTCCTTTTCTCTTTGAAATCTTAAATACTTTATCAAAAATTCAAAATTATATATCTGATTTTTATTTGTTGTTTTTTGCTGCTTTTCGTTTCTTTTCTTTGGTATCTTTGTTTGCCCAATTATTATTTTCTATTTACCATTCACTGATCACTATTCACTGTTTTATTCCCATATCTTTCCTAACTTTTGAATTTCTTCATTATAATATTTTCTATATAAAATTTCCCATTCCCTGCTTCCTTCCACCACTGTTTTTTTCTGGGATAGTATTTTATTTCTTGCCTTTTCATCTATCTGTTCGTATATTTTTAATTCTTCTTCAATAGCCTTCACAATAGCAAGTCTGATTTCATTTAAATCATCTAAAAAATCAACTGATTCATCTTCTTGGAGCTCTTTTAGAATAATTTTTGATAGATGGTTTATTTTTTCCCTTGATATTCTTCCGTTCATAGCACTATTTTCCTCTCTTTTGCTAATTTCTGCTTTATCATTCGAAACATGGTATGATATTCAATATTTCCTTTTCTTATCTCGTCAAGATATTGAGTTAATATTTCTTTTACTTCGTCATCTAATTTATCTTCTAATAAAAATTCATCTGTTATAATCTTTTCAATTTTCTCTACAAGTTTATTTT is part of the Acidobacteriota bacterium genome and harbors:
- a CDS encoding DUF507 family protein is translated as MTKNQIEHMAFHIVKFLIRNEKLSVIDKNKLVEKIEKIITDEFLLEDKLDDEVKEILTQYLDEIRKGNIEYHTMFRMIKQKLAKERKIVL
- a CDS encoding DUF507 family protein; the encoded protein is MNGRISREKINHLSKIILKELQEDESVDFLDDLNEIRLAIVKAIEEELKIYEQIDEKARNKILSQKKTVVEGSREWEILYRKYYNEEIQKLGKIWE
- a CDS encoding 4Fe-4S binding protein; the protein is MSPFLRNIVFRTLPRPFIKHDKCNLCEICMEVCPSGSISIKKNKMRIDYRECISCFCCQENCPSNAIKIKRGLVGKILRKI
- a CDS encoding thioesterase family protein; its protein translation is MSNDFVEIEERVRYAETDRMGVAHHSNHLIWFEMGRSEFCRRKGLPYSEIEKSGYSLVVVEIFCRYKKPLKYEQKFLIRTYLEELNNKKAKFKYELINHEDSTIIAEGYSIHVVTNSEGKSSTLPDGILHRLKN